A genomic window from Etheostoma spectabile isolate EspeVRDwgs_2016 chromosome 13, UIUC_Espe_1.0, whole genome shotgun sequence includes:
- the vps36 gene encoding vacuolar protein-sorting-associated protein 36 → MDRFSWSNGLLEINETLVIQQRGVRLYDGDDKAKLDVGVVLLSTHRLIWRDVKNHECCIAMPLSQIILFEEQAAGIGKSAKIVIHLHATPANKEPGPYQHSKYSFIKLSFKEHGQIEFYRRLTEEMTQRRWENTPVSQPISTGTGSQAGRIRAVGIVGIERKIEEKRKETDKNISEAFEDLSKLMVKAKEMVELSRSIANKIKDKQGDITEDETIRFKSYLLSMGIANPVTRDTYGSGTHYHMQLAKQLGDMLQAPLEERGGMMALTEVYCLVNRARGMELLSPEDLVNACKMFESLKLPLRLRVFDSGVMVVQLQSHSEEEMIASALDNVLDKGSLTAEEFAKLLGLSVLLCKERLLLAEKMGHLCRDDSVEGLRFYANRF, encoded by the exons ATGGACCGTTTTTCGTGGTCAAATGGGCTCTTAGAAATAAACGAAACTTTAGTGATCCAGCAACGAGGTGTCAGACTATATGACGGTGATGATAAG GCTAAGCTGGACGTTGGAGTTGTCTTGTTGAGCACCCATCGGTTGATCTGGAGGGACGTTAAAAATCAT GAATGCTGCATAGCCATGCCCCTGTCACAGATCATCCTCTTTGAGGAGCAAGCTGCAGGAATTGGAAAGAG TGCAAAAATAGTTATCCACCTGCATGCAACACCTGCCAACAAGGAGCCAGGACCCTACCAACACAGCAAGTACTCCTTCATCAAGCTGTCCTTCAAAGAACATGGGCAGATTGAG TTTTACAGGAGGCTAACCGAGGAAATGACTCAGAGGAGATGGGAGAATACACCAGTTTCACAACCCATCTCCACAGGAACCGGCTCTCAG GCAGGAAGAATACGCGCTGTGGGGATTGTTGGCATtgagagaaagatagaggagaagaggaaagaaacagacaaaaacatttctgaG gCCTTCGAGGATCTCAGTAAGCTGATGGTGAAG GCCAAAGAGATGGTGGAGCTGTCCAGGTCTATAGCCAACAAGATCAAAGACAAGCAGGGAGACATTACAGAAGATGAG ACAATACGGTTTAAGTCCTACCTACTAAGCATGGGTATTGCTAACCCTGTTACCAGGGATACATATGGATCGGGCACACATTACCATATGCAGCTGGCTAAGCAGCTGGGAGATATGCTACAAGCTCCTCTAGAG GAGCGTGGCGGTATGATGGCTCTCACTGAAGTGTACTGTCTTGTCAACCGTGCTAGAGGGATGGAG CTTTTATCTCCAGAAGATTTAGTAAACGCGTGCAAGATGTTTGAGTCGCTGAAGCTCCCGTTGAG GCTGCGTGTGTTTGACAGCGGTGTGATGGTGGTCCAGCTGCAGTCTCACAGCGAAGAGGAAATGATAGCCTCAGCACTGGACAAT GTGTTAGACAAAGGCTCTTTGACAGCAGAGGAGTTTGCGAAGCTCTTGGGTCTCTCCGTTCTTCTGTGTAAAGAACG GTTGTTGCTGGCTGAGAAGATGGGCCACCTGTGTAGAGACGACTCTGTTGAGGGTTTGAGATTCTACGCAAACCGCTTTTGA
- the proser1 gene encoding proline and serine-rich protein 1 isoform X1, with the protein MDKKSFDIVLDEIRKCVLTDQRIKAIEQVHGYFSSEQVTEILKYFSWAEPQIKAVKALQHKMVAIPTTKVANILNCFTFSKDRLVVLELIALNISDAQNYRPVEDLFRIHLSEKKRARRILEQVCKVGCKAPVAMISSCGMIPGNPYPKGRPSLVSGTFPGIPPVKKEGEKKEDTSNNLEGKGISARIIGPFKPFPSTYNPHRPVPYPIPPCRPHATIAPSAYNNAGLVSVGGVITTSVPPPPYNSTHKVAGYARPGNLQNTTPGVNSGPLLIPHGSTPSTPVPPQASPAHPPPTTPITPVFPGMVPSHNPNAPSPSPAPSPSVIKAGPQTSSGHATPTPSSVIKAHTPSGTPCGTPVPGSGGFSPSPFHAISRPGTPATSRSGPDPLSQTNSMGSTQQRIFSQSTDHQSGPTHPGIHPQAGNLSASVIRSYTPSGPSTPVIPSCSTPGPSPKLSPAHSAQIQAAMAAAGVLNRHTGGSNSGSNSPVPSAFKGTSRSGTPSLSSLVVPGSAQAALARSLGLSHPSGSPQVSLSSPVAISGFQALSSSPAASHYPCLSPFSSLSSSLPPSSMASSMPSMPPTTNISNHPPTSIYPGLAPNAGPGGASPFGLGLTSAPSIFQGLAPGPSPSAFAGLGVSGGHGAGSPVLSSFMGLPVASSSSVASVAPLQAAAAAAAAAAGVPSSSPVLPGFASAFSSNFQPGLSSGLQPPGSSGFPGLLSFPGVPGFSPSASSATLGGLHNPAMQSALLQAHPTSALESFPPQPNSFTNYPPGPGNPFPLQPGLHPQLGWQ; encoded by the exons ATGGACAAGAAATCATTTGATATTGTCTTGGATGAGATAAGAAAG TGCGTGCTCACCGATCAGCGGATCAAAGCCATAGAGCAGGTGCATGGATATTTCTCCAGTGAACAG GTGACGGAGATACTGAAGTATTTCTCATGGGCAGAGCCACAGATCAAAGCAGTTAAAGCTCTGCAGCAT aaaatggtTGCAATCCCTACAACCAAAGTTGCAAATATCCTGAATTGCTTTACCTTCTCAAAAGATAGACTGGTTGTCCTGGAACTAATAGCTTT GAACATTTCAGATGCTCAAAATTATCGTCCTGTGGAGGATCTGTTTCGCATACACTTGTCTGAGAAGAAGCGGGCTCGCAGGATACTAGAGCAA GTATGTAAGGTTGGCTGCAAGGCTCCTGTAGCCATGATCTCCTCCTGTGGTATGATACCAGGAAATCCATACCCTAAAGGCAGACCCAGTCTGGTCAGTGGCACATTCCCT GGAATCCCTCCTGTAAAGAAAGAAGGCGAGAAGAAAGAGGACACTTCTAACAATCTTGAGGGGAAAGGAATTTCTGCTCGTATTATTGGACCATTCAAACCT TTTCCCTCAACCTACAACCCTCATCGGCCTGTGCCCTACCCTATACCACCTTGCCGACCCCATGCCACCATCGCACCAA GTGCGTACAACAACGCAGGCCTTGTTTCTGTGGGAGGGGTTATTACAACCAGTGTGCCCCCTCCCCCCTACAACTCCACCCACAAAGTAGCAG GTTATGCCAGACCAGGCAATCTGCAGAACACCACACCGGGAGTCAATAGCGGGCCCCTCCTCATTCCTCATGGGTCCACACCTTCTACCCCTGTCCCACCCCAGGCTTCTCCTGCTCACCCTCCTCCCACAACCCCTATAACACCAGTTTTCCCTGGCATGGTTCCTTCTCACAACCCTAATGCCCCCTCTCCTTCCCCTGCTCCATCCCCATCTGTGATAAAAGCAGGTCCACAGACCTCCAGTGGCCATGCTACACCGACACCCTCATCTGTCATCAAAGCCCACACCCCTTCAGGCACCCCTTGTGGAACTCCTGTCCCTGGCAGCGGGGGCTTTTCCCCTTCCCCCTTTCATGCCATTTCCCGACCAGGCACCCCTGCCACCTCCCGCAGTGGCCCAGACCCCTTATCTCAGACGAACTCCATGGGCTCAACTCAGCAGAGGATTTTTTCCCAGTCCACAGACCACCAGTCAGGTCCGACTCACCCTGGCATACACCCACAAGCAGGTAACCTCTCTGCGTCAGTGATCCGAAGTTACACCCCCTCTGGACCATCCACTCCTGTTATACCAAGTTGTTCCACCCCAGGCCCCAGTCCCAAACTCTCCCCAGCTCATTCTGCACAAATTCAGGCTGCCATGGCGGCAGCTGGAGTCCTCAACAGACACACTGGGGGTAGTAACAGTGGCAGTAACAGCCCCGTGCCCTCTGCTTTCAAGGGCACCTCTCGCTCTGGCACACCATCTCTTAGCTCTCTTGTGGTTCCAGGTTCTGCCCAGGCTGCCTTGGCTCGTTCTTTGGGTCTGTCACACCCCTCAGGTTCTCCTcaagtctctctctctagtCCTGTTGCTATCAGCGGCTTCCAAGCTCTGTCCTCCAGCCCAGCAGCCTCTCATTATCCTTGCCTATCCCCCTTTTCCTCCCTTTCTTCATCACTCCCTCCTTCCTCGATGGCTTCATCCATGCCCTCAATGCCTCCCACTACTAACATTTCTAACCATCCACCAACCTCAATCTACCCAGGCCTGGCCCCCAATGCTGGCCCAGGTGGAGCCTCCCCTTTTGGTCTGGGCCTCACCTCTGCCCCCTCTATATTTCAAGGCCTTGCGCCTGGTCCTAGCCCCTCTGCCTTCGCGGGGTTGGGAGTTTCAGGAGGGCATGGTGCTGGGagccctgtgttgtcttcattcATGGGACTGCCAGTAGCCTCTTCATCCTCCGTAGCATCGGTGGCACCACTGCaggcggcggcagcagcagccgcaGCTGCCGCTGGAGTTCCATCATCATCGCCAGTTTTGCCAGGCTTTGCGTCTGCTTTCAGCTCCAACTTCCAGCCTGG GTTGAGCAGTGGACTCCAACCTCCAGGAAGCAGTGGGTTCCCAGGCTTGCTGTCCTTCCCTGGGGTACCAGGCTTCTCTCCCTCTGCTTCTTCTGCTACCCTCGGCGGCCTCCACAACCCAGCCATGCAGTCTGCTCTGCTGcag GCTCATCCCACATCTGCTTTGGAGAGCTTTCCTCCTCAGCCCAACAGTTTCACCAACTACCCTCCAGGCCCAGGAAACCCCTTTCCCCTCCAACCAGGCCTGCACCCACAGCTGGGTTGGCAGTGA
- the proser1 gene encoding proline and serine-rich protein 1 isoform X2 — translation MDKKSFDIVLDEIRKCVLTDQRIKAIEQVHGYFSSEQVTEILKYFSWAEPQIKAVKALQHKMVAIPTTKVANILNCFTFSKDRLVVLELIALNISDAQNYRPVEDLFRIHLSEKKRARRILEQVCKVGCKAPVAMISSCGMIPGNPYPKGRPSLVSGTFPGIPPVKKEGEKKEDTSNNLEGKGISARIIGPFKPFPSTYNPHRPVPYPIPPCRPHATIAPSYARPGNLQNTTPGVNSGPLLIPHGSTPSTPVPPQASPAHPPPTTPITPVFPGMVPSHNPNAPSPSPAPSPSVIKAGPQTSSGHATPTPSSVIKAHTPSGTPCGTPVPGSGGFSPSPFHAISRPGTPATSRSGPDPLSQTNSMGSTQQRIFSQSTDHQSGPTHPGIHPQAGNLSASVIRSYTPSGPSTPVIPSCSTPGPSPKLSPAHSAQIQAAMAAAGVLNRHTGGSNSGSNSPVPSAFKGTSRSGTPSLSSLVVPGSAQAALARSLGLSHPSGSPQVSLSSPVAISGFQALSSSPAASHYPCLSPFSSLSSSLPPSSMASSMPSMPPTTNISNHPPTSIYPGLAPNAGPGGASPFGLGLTSAPSIFQGLAPGPSPSAFAGLGVSGGHGAGSPVLSSFMGLPVASSSSVASVAPLQAAAAAAAAAAGVPSSSPVLPGFASAFSSNFQPGLSSGLQPPGSSGFPGLLSFPGVPGFSPSASSATLGGLHNPAMQSALLQAHPTSALESFPPQPNSFTNYPPGPGNPFPLQPGLHPQLGWQ, via the exons ATGGACAAGAAATCATTTGATATTGTCTTGGATGAGATAAGAAAG TGCGTGCTCACCGATCAGCGGATCAAAGCCATAGAGCAGGTGCATGGATATTTCTCCAGTGAACAG GTGACGGAGATACTGAAGTATTTCTCATGGGCAGAGCCACAGATCAAAGCAGTTAAAGCTCTGCAGCAT aaaatggtTGCAATCCCTACAACCAAAGTTGCAAATATCCTGAATTGCTTTACCTTCTCAAAAGATAGACTGGTTGTCCTGGAACTAATAGCTTT GAACATTTCAGATGCTCAAAATTATCGTCCTGTGGAGGATCTGTTTCGCATACACTTGTCTGAGAAGAAGCGGGCTCGCAGGATACTAGAGCAA GTATGTAAGGTTGGCTGCAAGGCTCCTGTAGCCATGATCTCCTCCTGTGGTATGATACCAGGAAATCCATACCCTAAAGGCAGACCCAGTCTGGTCAGTGGCACATTCCCT GGAATCCCTCCTGTAAAGAAAGAAGGCGAGAAGAAAGAGGACACTTCTAACAATCTTGAGGGGAAAGGAATTTCTGCTCGTATTATTGGACCATTCAAACCT TTTCCCTCAACCTACAACCCTCATCGGCCTGTGCCCTACCCTATACCACCTTGCCGACCCCATGCCACCATCGCACCAA GTTATGCCAGACCAGGCAATCTGCAGAACACCACACCGGGAGTCAATAGCGGGCCCCTCCTCATTCCTCATGGGTCCACACCTTCTACCCCTGTCCCACCCCAGGCTTCTCCTGCTCACCCTCCTCCCACAACCCCTATAACACCAGTTTTCCCTGGCATGGTTCCTTCTCACAACCCTAATGCCCCCTCTCCTTCCCCTGCTCCATCCCCATCTGTGATAAAAGCAGGTCCACAGACCTCCAGTGGCCATGCTACACCGACACCCTCATCTGTCATCAAAGCCCACACCCCTTCAGGCACCCCTTGTGGAACTCCTGTCCCTGGCAGCGGGGGCTTTTCCCCTTCCCCCTTTCATGCCATTTCCCGACCAGGCACCCCTGCCACCTCCCGCAGTGGCCCAGACCCCTTATCTCAGACGAACTCCATGGGCTCAACTCAGCAGAGGATTTTTTCCCAGTCCACAGACCACCAGTCAGGTCCGACTCACCCTGGCATACACCCACAAGCAGGTAACCTCTCTGCGTCAGTGATCCGAAGTTACACCCCCTCTGGACCATCCACTCCTGTTATACCAAGTTGTTCCACCCCAGGCCCCAGTCCCAAACTCTCCCCAGCTCATTCTGCACAAATTCAGGCTGCCATGGCGGCAGCTGGAGTCCTCAACAGACACACTGGGGGTAGTAACAGTGGCAGTAACAGCCCCGTGCCCTCTGCTTTCAAGGGCACCTCTCGCTCTGGCACACCATCTCTTAGCTCTCTTGTGGTTCCAGGTTCTGCCCAGGCTGCCTTGGCTCGTTCTTTGGGTCTGTCACACCCCTCAGGTTCTCCTcaagtctctctctctagtCCTGTTGCTATCAGCGGCTTCCAAGCTCTGTCCTCCAGCCCAGCAGCCTCTCATTATCCTTGCCTATCCCCCTTTTCCTCCCTTTCTTCATCACTCCCTCCTTCCTCGATGGCTTCATCCATGCCCTCAATGCCTCCCACTACTAACATTTCTAACCATCCACCAACCTCAATCTACCCAGGCCTGGCCCCCAATGCTGGCCCAGGTGGAGCCTCCCCTTTTGGTCTGGGCCTCACCTCTGCCCCCTCTATATTTCAAGGCCTTGCGCCTGGTCCTAGCCCCTCTGCCTTCGCGGGGTTGGGAGTTTCAGGAGGGCATGGTGCTGGGagccctgtgttgtcttcattcATGGGACTGCCAGTAGCCTCTTCATCCTCCGTAGCATCGGTGGCACCACTGCaggcggcggcagcagcagccgcaGCTGCCGCTGGAGTTCCATCATCATCGCCAGTTTTGCCAGGCTTTGCGTCTGCTTTCAGCTCCAACTTCCAGCCTGG GTTGAGCAGTGGACTCCAACCTCCAGGAAGCAGTGGGTTCCCAGGCTTGCTGTCCTTCCCTGGGGTACCAGGCTTCTCTCCCTCTGCTTCTTCTGCTACCCTCGGCGGCCTCCACAACCCAGCCATGCAGTCTGCTCTGCTGcag GCTCATCCCACATCTGCTTTGGAGAGCTTTCCTCCTCAGCCCAACAGTTTCACCAACTACCCTCCAGGCCCAGGAAACCCCTTTCCCCTCCAACCAGGCCTGCACCCACAGCTGGGTTGGCAGTGA
- the stoml3b gene encoding stomatin (EPB72)-like 3b — protein MEMEDQMESQKRRGQSKDDLISERTGSLGCVGWFLVILSGIFTALLFPITIWFCLKIVQEYERAVIFRLGRITDRKAKGPGIFFVMPCTDSFVKVDLRTVSFDIPPQEILTKDSVTVSVDGVVYFRVSDPIASVANVSNADSSTRLLAQTTLRNVLGTKNLAELLSDREGIAHNMQSNLDDATDNWGIKVERVEIKDVKLPHQLQRAMAAEAEATREARAKVIAAEGEMNASRALKEASLVIAESPSGLQLRYLQTLSTIAAEKNSTIIFPLPMDIISHFMKK, from the exons ATGGAAATGGAGGACCAAATGGAAAGCCAGAAGAGAAGAGGACAGAGCAAAGACGATTTAATAT CTGAACGGACAGGGTCTTTGGGATGCGTTGGTTGGTTCCTAGTCATACTCTCCGGCATCTTCACCGCTCTTCTCTTCCCCATCACCATCTGGTTTTGTTTGAAG ATTGTTCAGGAGTATGAGCGTGCGGTTATCTTCAGACTGGGCCGCATTACAGACAGGAAGGCTAAAGGACCAG GAATTTTCTTTGTCATGCCGTGTACCGATTCCTTTGTGAAAGTGGATCTACGAACAGTTTCATTTGACATCCCACCACAAGAG ATCCTGACCAAAGACTCAGTTACAGTTTCTGTGGACGGAGTGGTGTACTTCCGGGTCAGTGACCCCATTGCCTCTGTGGCCAACGTGTCTAATGCTGACTCTTCCACCCGCCTGCTGGCTCAAACCACCCTGAGAAATGTTCTGGGGACTAAGAACCTGGCTGAGCTCTTATCTGACCGTGAGGGCATCGCTCACAACATGCAG TCCAACCTGGATGACGCCACAGACAACTGGGGCATCAAGGTGGAACGTGTGGAGATTAAAGATGTGAAGCTGCCACATCAGCTGCAGAGAGCCATGGCTGCCGAAGCAGAGGCTACACGAGAGGCCAGAGCCAAG GTGATTGCAGCAGAGGGTGAGATGAATGCATCTCGTGCCCTGAAGGAGGCGTCCCTCGTGATCGCAGAGTCTCCGTCAGGCCTGCAGCTTCGCTACCTGCAGACTCTCAGCACCATAGCAGCAGAGAAGAACTCCACCATCATTTTCCCCCTGCCCATGGATATCATATCTCACTTCATGAAGAAGTGA